The sequence GTAGAGATCAACGGTTTTTTCGAGATTTTTCTTCTTCTGGTTCGTCATTTTGAGACGTTTGACATCGCTATAAATAGCTGGATCTGCGAGTTCAGCTTCGAGTGCTTCGTATTCAGTGATGATATTATCGAGTTGGAATTTCACGTTATAGACGGTAATAGATAAATTCGAGAGTTGCATTATATACAAAAATGAAAAAAGTCGAGTGTAAAAATTGTGTTCAAGAACAAAATTCTCGCTTTGACTTCGCTCGCTTTTTTTATATTCTGCTGTCGCGCCCAGGTGGTGGAATGGTATACACGGAGGTCTCAAAATCCTCTGCTTCACGGCTTGCGGGTTCAAGTCCCGCTCTGGGCACCATTTAGAAATTCATGATTCTGAATTCAAAATTTAGAAGAAAATATTATATAAATACGCACTTAAATGATTTGGATAAGATTTTAAATCTTTCATTTTGAATTTTTAATTTCAAGAAACCATGCCAATCAAAAGGACTCAAACATCAGCAAAAAAAGATGAAATAACACCAACTCTCATAAAAAAACATACTTGAGTCTGGCAGGACTATATCAATCCATCGCTCGACGATATCGATATGATCGTGGAGAAATACGGATTCCATGAACTCGATAAAGATGCGATACTCGAAGAAAATCAATACGCACGTATCGATACTTATGACGATTATCTTTTCGTTGTCCTCCACTTTCCGAAATACGAACCCAACACAGAACGATACATTCACAACGAATTGAATATATTTATCGCGAAGAACTATCTCATCAGTTTCCGATACTATCAATCGACGACGATGAAACGCGTCTATGGAAAATATGAAACGCGCATCGAAAATGGTGAACATATTACGCCTGCTTTTCTCCTCTATGAGATTATCGAAAACTTTCTCGATAAAACCATGAAAATGCTGGAACGATTCGGAAAAGATCTCAAAGTACTCGAACGAGAACTCTTCAATTCTCGCGGAACCGAACTCATCAAGAGTATCATGACGCGCAAACGCAATATCATCACGCTCAAGCACATGATGAAGCCACAGATTGCAGTACTCAAGATGATAGAAATCCGCATGAAGGAACGTTTCTCGGATGAAGTAGAACTCTACTTCGAAAATCTGGAAGACAAGCTCGATAAAATCTTTTCGGAAGTACAACTCCTTCAGGAAAATATCGATTCCATGGAAGACACACTGAAGAGTGTTTTCGAACTTCAGACCAATACCACGATTACCTATCTCACCGTTTTTTCTGCTTTTATTCTCCCACTCACGTTGGTAACTGGATTCTTCGGGATGAATATCGAGAGTCTTCCCTTCAGTGACACGGTCATGTGGAGCACACTCGGTGGATTGAGTCTCATGCTCATTCTCGTAACTTATATGTTTATAAAAAAGAAGATTATCTAATAATGTATAAAATATTACTCATTCTCGCAGTTATTTTTTTCTGATTCATGAGCCATTTTAGTATGGCAGACTCTCTCCAGTCAGGTTCTACTATCATGGCTGGGACAGGGATTTCTCCTGAGAAATCTGATACGAAATCAATCACTGGACAAATAACGAAAATGCCATCTTTTGGCATCATTCACAAATGATATGATGTACTTCCCTTCTATGAAGATTCGAGTATTTTTCGTTTTGTCAGCCGAGACGTTCCGCTCAATGAGAAAAGT is a genomic window of Candidatus Gracilibacteria bacterium containing:
- a CDS encoding magnesium transporter CorA family protein, with translation MPIKRTQTSAKKDEITPTLIKKHTGVWQDYINPSLDDIDMIVEKYGFHELDKDAILEENQYARIDTYDDYLFVVLHFPKYEPNTERYIHNELNIFIAKNYLISFRYYQSTTMKRVYGKYETRIENGEHITPAFLLYEIIENFLDKTMKMLERFGKDLKVLERELFNSRGTELIKSIMTRKRNIITLKHMMKPQIAVLKMIEIRMKERFSDEVELYFENLEDKLDKIFSEVQLLQENIDSMEDTLKSVFELQTNTTITYLTVFSAFILPLTLVTGFFGMNIESLPFSDTVMWSTLGGLSLMLILVTYMFIKKKII